The Flavobacterium sp. HJ-32-4 genome contains a region encoding:
- a CDS encoding metallophosphoesterase, which yields MKRLSVIAVGWALCLAGYASAQESAVAQTDKTSTRDSVKIAHRFYLIGDAGNAEPGAMPTPLTRMSQALQAETLPATVLFLGDNCYPAGLPKKDNPRREKAEFRLNAQIEAVKNFKGKVVFIPGNHDWYSNGVKGLRREEDFIKDRLGNKSFMPSDGCPLTTFNVGDDIVVIVVDSQWYITDWDADPNLNKGCDINTRKRFVEEFLHEIRKARGKTTIVALHHPMFTNGPHGGYYGAKSHLLPAPVLGSLFTVLRRTSGLSEADLQYKYYRELQQFLTAAAQQNDRVVFVSGHEHNLQYIFKDNLRQIVSGAGSKSSPVPKNVGSDFAAAAPGYAVLDIREDGSAHLEFVKSDTNEVLFGQNILEAPLPQTTQAVTEPIPSNVKAQIYSTAETTKGPTYRFLWGERFRKLYGEAVEADIANLDTLLGGLEPFRMGGGNQSRSLFLRSSSGREYVIRALRKSATQYLQSSVFKKQYIQDKLSGTKVEALVNDVFTGSYPYAPIVVSELSEAAGLPHFHPRILYVPKQSRLGRFNAQFGDELCLLEERSEPDGMEKGSGYTGESIGTYDVLEKIQKDRKSRIDEETYIRTRLFDMLIGDWDRHQDQWRWLEMKQPDGTKFVPLARDRDQAFSRMSDGFLLGAAVRLIPAAKLLRKYEGNLWDVKGFNREAYPLDVAFCVTSDEAVWQQQAERLQQALTDDVIDGAFETLPAGADTDSRTLLKQLLKERRGHLKEIAKRYYEVVARVKVVSGSEKADVFRVTCDPSGKVEVALSRANATDGAAPAVQLIADPKQTKEIWLYGLDGDDRFDVTGTPSSIRIRMIGGRDEDTYKVDNAKNIRIYDYASEKNAATNARILQTDKYEVNVYDLYKIRTATNQLIPTLGFNPDDGLRIGLTDTYTRYGFQHNPFSEQHSLRANVFFATGGFEASYRLEVANVIGATNFQLRAGIQSPNFTNNFFGYGNRSENPDDERGMDYNRVRIRNAYVSPGLVRRGRLDTTVEVGLTAERFTIENTSGRLVETYFAGQPDVFESKTFVGANALFRYENVDNKAYPTLGIMAALEGGFRKSVEGPQKDITYIIPTLSIDHRLVPSGDLVLATLLKAKVNFNNAYELYQAASIGGIDGLRGYRNQRFTGKSSFYQNTDLRYSFRQVRTDILPVRYGLFAGFDYGRVWLDGEHSREWHTSAGGGFFLNGSELISAQIGLFNGDDGNRLAFSLGFTF from the coding sequence ATGAAACGGCTTTCCGTCATAGCAGTCGGTTGGGCGTTGTGCCTCGCGGGATACGCATCGGCCCAGGAATCGGCTGTGGCTCAAACCGACAAGACTTCTACGAGAGACTCGGTTAAAATCGCACACCGGTTTTACCTGATCGGCGATGCCGGTAATGCCGAACCCGGTGCCATGCCAACGCCCCTTACCCGGATGTCGCAGGCGCTGCAGGCTGAGACGCTTCCGGCAACGGTACTCTTCCTCGGCGACAATTGCTACCCCGCCGGATTACCGAAAAAAGACAACCCCAGGCGTGAAAAGGCCGAGTTCCGACTGAACGCCCAGATCGAGGCGGTTAAAAATTTTAAAGGAAAAGTGGTGTTCATCCCCGGCAACCACGACTGGTATAGCAACGGCGTCAAAGGGTTGCGACGGGAAGAAGACTTCATTAAAGACCGTTTGGGGAACAAGTCCTTTATGCCATCCGACGGTTGTCCGCTGACGACCTTCAACGTGGGCGATGACATCGTCGTGATCGTCGTCGACAGCCAGTGGTATATCACCGACTGGGATGCCGACCCCAACCTCAATAAAGGCTGTGACATCAACACCCGCAAACGGTTTGTAGAAGAGTTCCTGCATGAAATTCGCAAAGCCCGCGGAAAAACCACTATCGTGGCCCTGCATCATCCCATGTTCACCAACGGTCCGCACGGAGGGTATTACGGTGCTAAAAGCCACTTGCTTCCGGCGCCGGTATTGGGTTCCCTTTTTACCGTACTGCGGCGCACCAGTGGCCTGAGCGAAGCCGACCTGCAATACAAGTACTACCGAGAGCTCCAGCAGTTCCTCACCGCTGCGGCCCAGCAAAATGACCGCGTGGTGTTTGTATCCGGACACGAACACAACCTACAATACATTTTCAAAGACAACCTCCGGCAAATCGTTAGCGGTGCGGGTTCCAAATCGTCGCCTGTACCAAAGAACGTCGGTAGCGACTTTGCGGCCGCCGCACCGGGGTATGCCGTGCTCGACATCCGCGAAGACGGCTCTGCCCACCTTGAATTCGTGAAGTCGGATACAAACGAAGTCCTGTTCGGGCAGAACATACTCGAGGCTCCATTGCCCCAAACAACCCAAGCCGTTACCGAGCCGATTCCGTCGAACGTAAAAGCGCAGATCTATTCCACGGCCGAGACCACGAAAGGGCCAACCTATCGGTTCCTGTGGGGCGAACGCTTCCGAAAACTGTATGGCGAAGCGGTTGAAGCCGACATCGCCAACCTCGATACCCTTTTGGGCGGACTCGAGCCGTTCCGTATGGGCGGCGGAAACCAATCGCGTTCGCTGTTTCTCAGGTCGTCGTCGGGCCGCGAGTACGTGATACGGGCCTTGCGGAAAAGCGCGACACAATACCTGCAGTCGAGCGTATTCAAAAAGCAATACATCCAGGACAAATTGTCCGGAACCAAAGTAGAAGCCCTTGTCAACGATGTCTTCACCGGCTCGTATCCGTATGCGCCCATCGTTGTCAGCGAACTTAGCGAAGCCGCCGGATTGCCGCATTTCCATCCGCGCATTCTCTATGTGCCGAAACAGTCGCGGTTGGGCCGGTTCAATGCCCAGTTCGGCGATGAGCTGTGCCTGCTTGAAGAACGCAGCGAGCCCGACGGGATGGAAAAGGGGAGTGGCTACACCGGCGAGAGCATCGGAACCTATGACGTATTGGAGAAAATCCAGAAAGACCGAAAAAGCCGCATTGACGAAGAAACCTATATCCGCACCCGGCTGTTCGATATGCTGATCGGCGACTGGGACCGCCACCAGGACCAATGGCGCTGGCTGGAAATGAAACAGCCCGATGGAACCAAATTCGTACCCTTGGCCCGCGACCGTGACCAGGCATTTTCACGCATGTCAGACGGTTTTTTGCTGGGCGCTGCCGTGCGACTGATTCCGGCTGCGAAGCTGCTGCGGAAATACGAAGGGAATTTGTGGGATGTAAAAGGCTTCAACCGCGAGGCCTACCCATTGGATGTTGCGTTCTGCGTCACGTCAGACGAAGCCGTCTGGCAACAACAGGCGGAACGGCTGCAACAGGCCCTGACAGATGACGTCATAGATGGTGCTTTTGAAACACTGCCCGCAGGTGCCGATACCGATTCCAGGACGCTGCTCAAACAATTGTTGAAAGAACGGCGCGGGCATTTGAAAGAAATTGCCAAACGCTATTACGAGGTGGTAGCAAGGGTAAAAGTGGTGAGCGGTTCTGAGAAAGCGGATGTCTTTCGGGTGACATGCGATCCGTCCGGCAAGGTGGAAGTAGCGCTCAGCCGGGCAAATGCCACAGACGGAGCGGCCCCGGCGGTGCAACTGATCGCCGATCCGAAGCAGACAAAGGAAATCTGGTTGTACGGACTCGACGGCGACGACCGTTTTGACGTGACTGGCACCCCTTCGTCCATTCGCATCCGGATGATCGGCGGACGTGACGAAGACACGTATAAAGTCGATAATGCAAAAAACATCCGGATCTACGACTACGCCTCGGAAAAGAATGCCGCGACAAACGCCCGTATCCTTCAAACAGATAAATATGAGGTGAATGTATACGATCTGTATAAGATCCGCACCGCGACCAACCAACTCATTCCCACCCTCGGCTTCAACCCCGACGACGGCCTCCGCATTGGGCTGACCGATACCTACACCCGATATGGCTTCCAGCACAACCCGTTCAGCGAGCAACATAGCCTTAGGGCCAACGTATTTTTTGCCACCGGTGGCTTCGAGGCCAGTTACCGGCTGGAAGTCGCGAACGTCATCGGCGCTACCAATTTCCAGTTGCGGGCAGGCATTCAGAGCCCGAACTTCACCAACAACTTTTTTGGCTACGGCAACCGTTCTGAGAATCCGGACGATGAAAGAGGAATGGATTACAACCGGGTGCGGATCCGTAACGCCTATGTGAGTCCGGGACTCGTGCGCCGCGGACGCCTTGATACCACGGTCGAAGTCGGACTCACAGCCGAGCGCTTTACCATCGAAAACACCTCCGGACGCCTGGTAGAGACATACTTTGCCGGCCAGCCCGATGTATTTGAAAGCAAGACATTCGTGGGTGCGAACGCCCTTTTCCGCTACGAAAACGTCGACAACAAAGCCTATCCCACCTTAGGCATAATGGCCGCATTGGAAGGCGGTTTCCGGAAGTCGGTGGAAGGTCCGCAGAAAGACATTACCTATATCATACCGACCCTCAGCATCGACCACCGGCTGGTGCCGTCGGGCGACCTGGTGCTGGCGACGTTGTTGAAAGCCAAAGTCAACTTCAACAATGCGTATGAGTTGTATCAGGCAGCCTCCATCGGCGGCATCGACGGACTCAGGGGCTACCGCAACCAGCGTTTCACGGGCAAGTCATCCTTTTACCAGAATACCGACCTACGCTATAGCTTCCGACAGGTCCGAACCGACATACTGCCCGTCCGTTACGGCCTGTTTGCGGGATTCGACTACGGACGCGTGTGGCTCGACGGCGAACACTCCCGCGAATGGCACACTTCGGCCGGGGGCGGCTTCTTCCTCAACGGATCCGAACTCATCAGCGCCCAGATCGGCCTCTTCAACGGAGATGACGGAAATCGATTGGCGTTTAGTTTGGGGTTTACGTTTTGA
- a CDS encoding Pycsar system effector family protein, whose translation MRTDTQNAAISQVREYAFEILDKHADINRYTNINRLFRVEKNIQTILRHDRLHDLDEEALYLANYIVNIEQGQANQFNLDFQKEYQFVDATVSRLQEKFGLDEAVLEKARKIATESLPAGNAEQPEAKVLSDAFIMDFTGDGGRERMKNLYEQIILRDFSLSKESWYDILLPLLEHSAIHTEFGKAEIEPGLAKLAKALRKERKDIEEKKSRAIERELAISEEEIKQLKKEISKAQGRDDRGIQTLFRNISRNHYTLNQMVDGKANIMITVNSIILSLILGGSMGNIQEDNLVRYVPFFLLGGVNIVSIIFAVLAITPVKTQGNFTEDEVRNKQGNLLYFGNFHNMTYRDFEWGFLQMLNDKDYLYGSMIRDYYYQAQGLERKYRLLRGSLYVFFIGLSLAMVLQGVLKLIELTA comes from the coding sequence GTGAGAACCGATACCCAGAATGCCGCGATTAGCCAGGTACGTGAGTATGCGTTTGAAATCTTAGACAAACACGCAGACATCAACCGGTATACCAATATCAACCGGCTCTTCCGCGTGGAAAAGAACATCCAGACCATCCTCCGGCATGACCGACTGCACGACCTTGACGAAGAGGCACTGTACCTCGCCAATTACATCGTCAACATCGAGCAGGGCCAGGCCAACCAGTTCAACCTCGACTTCCAAAAAGAATACCAGTTCGTTGACGCTACGGTATCGCGACTGCAGGAGAAATTCGGACTCGACGAAGCGGTGCTTGAAAAAGCCCGGAAAATCGCCACCGAATCCCTGCCGGCGGGCAACGCCGAACAACCGGAGGCGAAGGTACTGTCGGATGCCTTTATCATGGACTTCACCGGCGACGGTGGGCGCGAACGGATGAAAAACCTCTACGAGCAGATCATCCTCCGCGACTTCAGCCTGTCGAAGGAAAGCTGGTACGACATCCTGCTGCCGCTTTTGGAACACTCCGCCATCCATACCGAATTCGGAAAAGCGGAAATCGAACCCGGACTCGCCAAACTCGCGAAAGCGCTGCGCAAGGAACGAAAAGATATCGAGGAGAAGAAATCGCGCGCCATCGAACGCGAACTCGCCATTTCCGAAGAGGAAATCAAACAACTCAAAAAGGAAATCAGCAAAGCCCAGGGACGCGACGACAGGGGCATCCAAACCCTTTTCCGCAATATTTCCCGAAATCACTATACCCTGAACCAGATGGTCGACGGAAAGGCCAATATCATGATTACGGTCAACTCCATCATCCTATCACTGATCTTAGGAGGCAGTATGGGGAATATCCAAGAGGACAATCTCGTCCGCTACGTGCCGTTTTTCCTGCTGGGCGGCGTCAACATCGTTTCCATCATCTTTGCCGTTCTCGCTATTACGCCGGTGAAAACACAGGGGAATTTCACCGAGGATGAGGTGCGCAACAAACAGGGCAACCTGCTCTATTTCGGCAACTTCCACAACATGACCTACCGCGATTTCGAATGGGGCTTCCTGCAGATGCTCAATGACAAAGACTACCTCTACGGTTCCATGATCCGGGATTACTATTACCAGGCGCAAGGACTCGAACGCAAATACCGCCTGCTGCGCGGCTCTCTTTACGTCTTTTTCATCGGACTTTCGCTCGCAATGGTCCTACAGGGTGTTCTCAAACTGATCGAACTCACTGCCTGA
- a CDS encoding ATP-dependent Clp protease adaptor ClpS produces the protein MAVIEKVKEEVLQEESLGNLNEIVLFNDDVNTFDHVIDTLIRVCKHTAEQAEQCAIIVHYKGKCTVKTGTFEELKPQCTQLLEAGLSAEII, from the coding sequence ATGGCCGTAATCGAAAAAGTAAAAGAGGAGGTATTGCAGGAAGAATCGCTTGGCAACCTCAATGAAATCGTCCTTTTTAATGACGATGTCAATACTTTTGACCACGTCATCGATACCCTCATCCGCGTTTGCAAACATACCGCGGAGCAGGCGGAACAGTGTGCCATCATCGTACATTACAAAGGAAAATGCACGGTGAAGACCGGCACCTTCGAGGAACTGAAGCCGCAATGCACCCAATTGCTGGAAGCCGGACTCAGTGCCGAAATCATATAA
- a CDS encoding DUF2147 domain-containing protein — protein MNRIVSIWSGQVTLVRTMLALALLVFTQTGVAQTQKTAIVGTWLNEEKVAKIEIYQHGEKFFGKIVWLKEPNENGRPKTDQNNPDKAKHKTPILGLQILKDFEFTGKSTWENGTIYDPKNGKTYSCYLILQPDKTLKVRGYVGVSMLGRTTIWTRAN, from the coding sequence ATGAACCGAATTGTATCGATCTGGTCGGGGCAGGTTACCCTGGTGCGCACGATGCTCGCCCTTGCCCTCTTGGTATTCACACAAACCGGCGTTGCCCAAACACAAAAAACAGCGATCGTGGGTACGTGGCTCAACGAGGAGAAAGTCGCGAAAATCGAGATTTACCAGCATGGTGAAAAGTTTTTTGGAAAAATCGTGTGGCTAAAGGAGCCCAACGAGAACGGGCGCCCCAAAACCGACCAAAATAACCCGGACAAAGCCAAACATAAAACGCCCATCCTGGGTCTACAGATTCTAAAAGATTTTGAATTTACGGGAAAATCAACCTGGGAAAACGGTACGATCTACGATCCGAAAAATGGCAAAACGTATTCGTGTTATCTAATATTGCAACCCGATAAGACACTAAAAGTAAGAGGCTACGTCGGTGTATCAATGCTGGGACGGACCACCATCTGGACGAGGGCCAACTGA
- a CDS encoding porin produces the protein MRYGWLLCALLASGLGRAQVTHEHKNTNDLHLASIPYYNFGKGIGITSPDSLFQLNLRFRIQNRVTYMDEEGEKPSYDGQIRRLRLRFDGFVGNPKFLYALQLSFAPGDVGEVKEGENLNIIRDAVVFYRPNKRWIFSFGQTKLPGNRQRVNSSGALQLTDRTINNAKFNIDRDFGFQAHYLHENKERFSYVVRTAVSTGEGRNATGQADDGVALTGKLELYPLGSFTKDGTFFEGDLMREAKPKLLVSGAFQQNNQALRTGGQLGDDLFAPRTMKTLLLDAMLKYNGWAVMGAYFSRSTPKSPITVDPLDATQVRYVFTGSGYDAQASYLFPSHYEIIGRFSSQRVSQSIETLAPNTREFSLGVTKYLWEHAFKLQGEVNYDHLEYFDGSTKGNWYVRFQIEMGI, from the coding sequence ATGCGATACGGATGGCTGCTATGCGCGCTTCTCGCGTCCGGTTTGGGTAGGGCCCAGGTGACGCATGAACATAAGAATACCAACGACCTTCACCTTGCGTCGATTCCGTATTATAATTTCGGGAAAGGCATTGGCATTACCTCGCCCGACAGCCTGTTTCAGTTGAACCTGCGTTTCCGCATCCAAAACAGGGTTACCTACATGGATGAGGAAGGAGAGAAGCCTTCGTATGACGGGCAAATCCGACGCCTTCGCCTGCGGTTTGACGGTTTTGTCGGGAACCCGAAGTTTCTCTACGCCCTTCAGTTGTCGTTTGCGCCCGGCGATGTCGGCGAAGTGAAAGAAGGGGAGAACCTCAATATCATACGTGATGCCGTCGTGTTTTACCGTCCTAACAAACGCTGGATTTTCAGTTTCGGACAAACGAAGCTTCCGGGCAACCGCCAACGCGTCAATTCTTCCGGGGCGCTGCAACTGACCGATCGTACGATCAACAACGCCAAATTCAACATCGACCGCGACTTCGGCTTCCAGGCACACTACCTACACGAGAACAAAGAGCGTTTCAGTTATGTGGTACGCACGGCGGTCAGCACAGGGGAAGGACGTAACGCCACCGGGCAGGCCGACGATGGAGTGGCCCTGACGGGAAAACTGGAGCTATATCCGCTGGGTTCCTTCACCAAGGACGGCACCTTTTTCGAGGGCGACCTGATGCGGGAAGCGAAACCAAAACTGCTTGTATCCGGCGCGTTCCAGCAAAACAACCAGGCGCTGCGTACGGGTGGACAATTAGGCGACGACCTCTTTGCGCCCCGAACGATGAAGACACTCTTGCTCGATGCCATGCTCAAATACAACGGATGGGCCGTCATGGGCGCCTATTTTTCCCGATCCACCCCAAAAAGCCCAATTACAGTCGACCCGCTGGATGCCACGCAAGTGCGATACGTGTTTACGGGTTCGGGTTACGATGCACAGGCCAGCTATCTGTTTCCGTCGCATTACGAAATCATCGGGCGTTTTTCAAGTCAGCGGGTATCCCAATCGATTGAAACACTGGCGCCCAATACCCGCGAGTTCAGCCTGGGCGTGACTAAATACCTCTGGGAGCACGCCTTCAAGCTACAGGGTGAGGTCAATTACGACCACCTCGAGTATTTCGACGGTTCGACAAAAGGAAACTGGTACGTCCGTTTTCAGATTGAAATGGGAATCTGA
- a CDS encoding family 16 glycosylhydrolase, which produces MKYLAITLLAVTSVFAQKANRKLVWEENFDGSNLSEKTWNFELGDNGWGNHERQDYTKVNHRVSKGFLTITAKKDGTHYTSTRITTKGKQEFQYGYMEARLKLPKGHGVWPAFWMLGSDINTSQWPNCGEIDIMEYVGREPHMIYTTLHTTDTHGATASSKKTEFPNIEEGFHVYAVDWNADRMVFFVDGQAVYTYQPSPKTKGNWPYDQKFFFILNLAIGGDFGGPEVDDSIFPQEYVIDYVRVYQ; this is translated from the coding sequence ATGAAGTATTTAGCAATTACCCTTCTCGCCGTTACAAGCGTATTCGCGCAGAAAGCCAACCGCAAGTTAGTGTGGGAAGAGAACTTTGACGGTTCCAACCTAAGTGAAAAAACCTGGAATTTCGAACTGGGCGATAACGGTTGGGGCAACCACGAGCGTCAGGATTATACGAAGGTCAACCATCGGGTGTCGAAAGGTTTCCTGACCATCACCGCTAAAAAGGACGGCACGCACTATACCTCGACCCGCATCACTACGAAAGGGAAACAGGAATTCCAATATGGGTATATGGAAGCCCGGCTGAAACTGCCCAAAGGACATGGCGTGTGGCCAGCTTTCTGGATGTTGGGAAGCGATATCAATACATCACAATGGCCGAATTGCGGTGAGATCGACATTATGGAGTATGTCGGACGCGAGCCACACATGATCTACACCACCCTGCATACCACCGATACACACGGCGCCACCGCCAGCAGCAAAAAGACCGAATTCCCGAACATTGAAGAAGGGTTCCACGTGTATGCCGTCGACTGGAATGCAGACCGGATGGTGTTTTTTGTGGATGGACAAGCGGTTTATACCTACCAGCCATCACCTAAGACAAAAGGGAACTGGCCGTATGACCAGAAGTTCTTTTTCATCCTGAACCTGGCCATCGGTGGGGATTTCGGAGGTCCGGAGGTGGATGATTCGATCTTCCCACAGGAATATGTGATCGATTACGTCAGGGTGTATCAATAA
- the prmA gene encoding 50S ribosomal protein L11 methyltransferase has protein sequence MAITYLGYHFTVEPKEPGAEILLAELGETAFESFVETEDGITAYVQKALWEADILTGIYILESPEFRISYTIEEIEQVNWNSEWEKNFEPIDVDGRCHVRAPFHPASGAEYEIVIEPKMSFGTGHHETTHMMIQHLLETDVTGMKTLDMGCGTAILAILAAMKGAHPIDAIDIDEWCYLNSIENAERNNCQHITVYEGDASLLPGKRYDLIIANINRNILLQDMNTYVDCLEPGGTLLLSGFYEEDIPFIDASCVENGLIFATKHSRHNWVALKYLKP, from the coding sequence ATGGCCATTACCTACCTGGGATACCACTTTACTGTTGAACCGAAAGAGCCGGGCGCTGAGATATTACTGGCAGAACTGGGCGAAACGGCCTTTGAGAGTTTCGTGGAAACGGAAGACGGTATTACTGCCTATGTACAAAAGGCTTTGTGGGAGGCTGACATCCTGACGGGTATCTACATCCTGGAATCGCCTGAATTCCGGATTTCCTATACCATAGAGGAGATCGAGCAGGTCAACTGGAATTCGGAATGGGAGAAGAATTTCGAGCCCATTGATGTTGACGGACGCTGCCACGTTCGGGCGCCTTTCCATCCGGCGAGTGGTGCGGAGTATGAAATCGTCATCGAACCCAAGATGAGCTTTGGTACGGGTCACCACGAAACGACTCATATGATGATCCAACACCTGCTGGAAACAGATGTGACAGGCATGAAGACGCTGGATATGGGCTGCGGCACGGCCATCCTGGCGATACTGGCAGCAATGAAAGGGGCGCATCCGATTGACGCCATCGACATCGATGAATGGTGCTACCTGAACTCGATCGAAAACGCCGAACGGAATAACTGCCAACACATTACGGTGTATGAAGGGGATGCTTCGCTTCTGCCGGGCAAACGTTACGACCTGATCATCGCGAACATCAACCGCAATATCCTTTTGCAGGATATGAACACTTACGTCGATTGCCTGGAACCGGGCGGCACCTTATTGTTGAGCGGATTTTATGAAGAAGACATTCCCTTTATCGACGCGTCGTGTGTCGAAAACGGGCTTATCTTTGCAACGAAACACAGCCGCCATAATTGGGTGGCATTGAAATACCTTAAACCGTAA
- a CDS encoding family 16 glycosylhydrolase — MKRFILFCIPFLSLLQACGSGGDDDGGGGGGTAPSNLQVTVTIQGKDDTHPNGDGSGIVNFTATADNANNYLFTFPDGTSQTAANGQVQKTFTTPGVNTYSVTVAALGVNSSTSKTVSVTVLNQFDNDFSTLIWSDEFDTPGAPNTANWNYNIGNNNGWGNNELQYYTNSQNNAVVADGMLHINLIKEPTSGFAYSSARLVSENKFDFTYGKIEFRAKLPTGGGTWPALWMLGANYTSAAWPACGEIDVMEHIGNNQGTIYGTLHYPGHSGANGDGGTTSLPTASSAFHVYAVEWSPTSIKWFIDGTMFRSATNSQDKPFNHDFFIIMNVAMGGNFGGTPDAAFVQSSMDIDYVRVYQ, encoded by the coding sequence ATGAAACGTTTTATCCTGTTTTGTATTCCTTTTTTAAGTCTTTTGCAGGCGTGCGGCAGCGGCGGCGATGACGATGGTGGCGGAGGTGGCGGCACGGCCCCGAGCAACCTTCAGGTTACGGTGACGATTCAAGGGAAGGACGACACCCACCCGAACGGTGACGGTTCGGGCATCGTCAATTTTACCGCCACAGCTGATAACGCCAACAATTACCTTTTTACCTTTCCGGATGGCACGTCGCAGACCGCCGCGAACGGACAGGTGCAAAAAACGTTTACCACGCCGGGCGTCAACACCTACAGCGTGACGGTTGCGGCTCTGGGCGTCAATTCCTCTACTTCCAAAACCGTTTCGGTCACGGTCCTCAACCAGTTTGACAACGATTTTTCAACCCTGATCTGGTCGGATGAATTCGATACGCCGGGGGCTCCCAACACAGCCAACTGGAATTATAATATCGGTAACAACAACGGCTGGGGCAACAACGAACTGCAATACTACACCAACAGCCAGAACAATGCGGTGGTGGCCGATGGCATGCTGCATATCAACCTTATCAAGGAACCTACGAGTGGATTTGCCTACTCGTCGGCCCGCCTTGTATCTGAAAACAAATTCGACTTTACATACGGAAAGATTGAGTTCCGCGCCAAACTCCCAACCGGCGGTGGTACCTGGCCGGCCCTATGGATGCTGGGCGCCAACTACACTTCGGCGGCCTGGCCTGCCTGTGGTGAGATTGACGTGATGGAACACATTGGGAACAACCAAGGTACTATTTATGGTACCCTACACTACCCCGGACATTCGGGTGCCAACGGCGACGGAGGTACAACGTCACTGCCAACGGCTTCCTCGGCGTTCCACGTGTATGCAGTGGAATGGTCGCCGACGTCTATTAAATGGTTTATTGATGGAACCATGTTCCGTTCCGCGACCAACAGTCAGGATAAGCCTTTCAACCACGACTTCTTTATCATTATGAACGTGGCGATGGGTGGTAACTTTGGCGGCACACCTGACGCGGCTTTCGTGCAGTCGTCAATGGACATCGATTACGTACGGGTTTACCAATAA
- a CDS encoding lipocalin family protein → MKKVLKMSVLLLATAFFASCSSDDDGNSISGNLEAKWTPTKTVYKVGGQSSSETYQDNEPGCDKDYLQFLADGTVKNAVYYKNASNVCTEDSATDGNWAKDGSSLIITNSSEYDGEYTIRKLNGSELQVQTTQTIAGVAATVTLYFQKVE, encoded by the coding sequence ATGAAAAAAGTATTGAAAATGTCCGTTTTGTTACTTGCTACCGCTTTCTTCGCATCCTGCAGCAGCGATGACGATGGCAACTCGATTAGTGGCAACCTCGAAGCGAAATGGACGCCGACCAAAACCGTTTATAAAGTCGGTGGACAATCGTCAAGTGAAACCTATCAGGACAATGAGCCGGGCTGCGACAAAGACTACCTGCAGTTTCTGGCGGATGGAACCGTGAAAAACGCGGTTTACTACAAAAATGCCAGCAATGTATGCACGGAAGACAGCGCTACTGATGGCAACTGGGCGAAAGACGGTTCGTCGCTCATCATCACCAACAGTTCGGAGTACGATGGCGAATACACCATCCGGAAACTGAACGGCAGTGAACTACAGGTTCAGACCACACAGACCATCGCCGGAGTCGCGGCAACGGTCACCCTCTACTTCCAGAAAGTAGAATAG
- a CDS encoding DUF6691 family protein, whose product MKALKYLLTGVLFGIVLTKTEAVSWYRIFEMFRFESFHMYGIIGVAIATGVIGIQIIKRKHVRDIKGEPIVIPDKEKGSARYWIGGLLFGLGWGLVGACPGPIFILIGAGFYPVVVILLGALIGTFLYGVLKDRLPH is encoded by the coding sequence ATGAAAGCACTGAAATACCTGTTGACCGGTGTACTGTTCGGCATCGTCCTCACCAAAACGGAAGCGGTATCGTGGTACCGGATCTTTGAAATGTTCCGTTTCGAATCCTTCCATATGTATGGTATCATCGGTGTGGCAATCGCTACGGGCGTGATCGGCATCCAAATCATCAAGCGGAAGCACGTACGCGATATAAAAGGCGAGCCGATCGTCATTCCCGATAAAGAGAAAGGATCGGCCCGCTATTGGATCGGTGGTTTACTGTTCGGACTCGGATGGGGGCTAGTAGGCGCATGTCCCGGACCCATCTTTATACTGATTGGCGCGGGTTTCTATCCCGTTGTCGTAATCCTCTTGGGTGCCCTGATCGGAACATTCCTCTATGGAGTACTAAAGGATCGCCTGCCGCATTGA